One genomic segment of Helianthus annuus cultivar XRQ/B chromosome 14, HanXRQr2.0-SUNRISE, whole genome shotgun sequence includes these proteins:
- the LOC110908243 gene encoding protein ASPARTIC PROTEASE IN GUARD CELL 1 isoform X1: protein MSSSHSLLFLSLLTLSLYTTTSATTTTTLDVAAAVQTTLDLLNPTSFQQQADKILPQNTSSLKFTIHPRSSVHVSHNHHDYGSLTLARLARDSVRVNSIVTKLDLAISGTNKSEMKPDKSMMLKPEDLSTPITSGISQGSGEYFARVGLGTPPQLYYMVIDTGSDVNWLQCQPCNDCYQQTDPIFRPSASSSYNELTCSAQQCAALDITACRMNHCLYQVSYGDGSFTVGKLVTETVTFGRSGSVPKVALGCGNDNEGLFVGAAGLLALGGGTLSLPSQIKATSFSYCLVNRDSKTASTLDFNSAAPPNSVTAPLLRNPRIKTYLYVGLTGISVGGRPLSIPPSIFAVDDSGRGGAIVDSGTAVTRLQTQAYNALRDAFTKQARSLKPTTGFSLFDTCFDLSSLRRVAVPTVAFNFAGGKTLSLKPENYLIPVDSRGKFCLAFAPTDSPLSIIGNVQQQGTRVGYDLRKLIVSFTPHNC from the exons ATGTCTTCTTCTCACTCCCTCCTCTTCCTCTCTctcctcactctctctctctacaccaccacctccgccaccaccaccaccactcttgATGTCGCCGCCGCCGTACAGACCACCCTAGACCTCCTCAACCCAACATCATTCCAACAACAAGCCGACAAAATCCTTCCACAAAACACATCTTCCTTAAAATTCACCATCCACCCCAGATCCTCCGTTCACGTTAGCCACAACCACCATGATTACGGATCGCTAACTCTCGCCCGACTCGCCCGTGACTCAGTCCGAGTCAACTCAATTGTAACCAAACTTGATCTCGCTATCTCTGGTACCAACAAGTCCGAGATGAAACCGGATAAGTCCATGATGTTAAAACCCGAGGATTTATCGACTCCGATTACTTCGGGTATATCTCAGGGAAGCGGAGAGTATTTTGCGCGAGTCGGGTTGGGTACACCGCCGCAATTGTATTATATGGTGATCGACACTGGAAGTGATGTCAATTGGCTTCAGTGTCAGCCGTGTAACGATTGTTACCAACAAACCGATCCGATTTTTCGACCTTCGGCGTCTAGTTCGTACAATGAGCTGACCTGTAGTGCGCAGCAGTGTGCGGCTCTCGACATCACTGCCTGCCGAATGAACCACTGCCTCTACCAG GTTTCGTACGGTGATGGATCATTTACTGTCGGCAAACTGGTAACGGAAACGGTGACGTTTGGGAGATCGGGTTCCGTACCGAAGGTAGCGTTGGGATGCGGTAACGACAACGAAGGGTTATTCGTCGGAGCCGCGGGGCTTCTCGCGCTGGGAGGCGGTACGTTGTCCTTACCCTCCCAGATCAAAGCGACGTCGTTTTCGTATTGTCTGGTTAACCGCGATTCGAAAACGGCGTCGACTCTGGATTTTAACTCCGCGGCTCCACCAAACTCGGTAACCGCGCCACTACTACGAAACCCGCGAATCAAAACGTATTTATACGTGGGTTTGACCGGGATATCCGTCGGCGGACGTCCGTTGTCCATCCCGCCGTCTATATTCGCGGTCGACGATAGTGGGCGGGGTGGCGCGATCGTGGACTCGGGCACCGCGGTGACTCGGTTGCAGACTCAGGCGTATAACGCACTCCGCGACGCGTTCACAAAGCAGGCAAGAAGCTTAAAACCGACAACAGGGTTCTCGCTTTTCGACACGTGCTTCGACTTGTCGTCGTTAAGGCGGGTGGCGGTGCCGACGGTGGCGTTTAACTTCGCCGGAGGTAAAACGTTGTCGTTGAAGCCGGAGAATTACCTGATTCCGGTGGACTCACGTGGGAAGTTTTGTTTGGCGTTTGCACCTACGGATTCGCCACTGTCGATCATCGGTAACGTCCAGCAGCAAGGGACACGTGTCGGTTACGATCTGAGAAAATTGATCGTTAGTTTTACTCCCCACAATTGTTAA